A section of the Gloeobacter violaceus PCC 7421 genome encodes:
- a CDS encoding prephenate/arogenate dehydrogenase: MKIGIVGLGLIGGSLAHDLGRHHEITGVSRSSATVAEALSQGLIRQGGESLGLLGSCELVFVCTPIGLTLETIRALAAVLPPETILTDVASVKAAIVPAAEALWPNFVGGHPMAGGEAQGLSAARAGLFRGRPYVLTPTPRTPAAACTALEDLVGELGARLVRTDPETHDRAVARISHLPVFVGAALLLNLAASGDPTASTLASSGFFDTTRVGGGNPQLGAAMAEWNRAALLAELCSYRDHLGRLEQAIAAGDWQAVEQRLGECRKTRREVCEGGI; this comes from the coding sequence ATGAAAATCGGGATCGTCGGCCTGGGTCTGATCGGGGGGTCGCTCGCCCACGATTTGGGCCGACACCACGAGATCACAGGCGTCTCGCGCTCGAGCGCCACCGTCGCTGAGGCGCTGTCCCAGGGCCTCATCCGCCAGGGCGGCGAGTCCCTCGGGTTGCTCGGAAGCTGTGAGCTGGTCTTTGTGTGTACACCCATTGGCCTCACGCTAGAGACGATCCGCGCGCTCGCGGCGGTTCTGCCGCCCGAGACCATTCTTACCGACGTGGCCTCGGTCAAAGCCGCCATCGTCCCGGCGGCGGAGGCGCTGTGGCCGAATTTTGTGGGCGGCCACCCGATGGCGGGCGGTGAAGCGCAGGGACTCTCGGCCGCCCGGGCGGGGCTGTTTCGCGGACGGCCCTATGTGCTTACCCCGACGCCGCGCACCCCGGCCGCCGCCTGCACCGCCCTCGAAGACCTGGTGGGGGAGTTGGGCGCCCGGTTGGTGCGCACCGACCCGGAGACCCACGACCGGGCGGTGGCGCGCATCAGTCATCTGCCGGTGTTCGTCGGTGCCGCTTTGCTGCTGAACCTGGCTGCGAGCGGCGATCCGACCGCATCGACTCTGGCGAGCAGCGGTTTTTTTGACACCACCCGGGTCGGCGGCGGCAACCCGCAGTTGGGGGCGGCGATGGCCGAATGGAACCGCGCGGCATTGCTTGCGGAGTTGTGCTCCTACCGCGACCATCTGGGCCGGTTGGAGCAGGCGATCGCTGCGGGTGACTGGCAGGCGGTGGAGCAACGGCTCGGCGAGTGCCGCAAGACCCGCCGCGAGGTCTGCGAGGGCGGGATTTAA
- the hisH gene encoding imidazole glycerol phosphate synthase subunit HisH yields the protein MARTPNIALVDYGVGNLHSARKGLEAMGARVTLSGQPLTLSAADGVVLPGVGSFDTAITRLNDRGLGDAIIQLVRAGQPMLGICLGLQVLFDSSEEGRLPGLGLLPGRVRRFRSEPGLTIPHVGWNQLHFDNVDCPLWRDLAAGGWVYFVHSYYVDPARAEDRAASAVHGSQHFTAAVCRDNLMAVQFHPEKSADTGLRILKNFVERAASRSAAEVAARCATRPPA from the coding sequence ATGGCGCGCACCCCAAACATTGCCCTGGTGGATTACGGCGTCGGCAACCTGCACTCGGCCCGCAAGGGCCTGGAGGCGATGGGAGCGCGGGTGACACTCAGCGGCCAGCCCCTGACGCTGAGCGCCGCCGACGGCGTCGTGCTGCCGGGGGTGGGCTCCTTCGACACGGCGATTACCCGGCTCAACGACCGGGGGCTGGGAGATGCGATTATCCAACTGGTGCGCGCAGGACAGCCGATGCTGGGCATCTGTCTGGGGCTGCAGGTGCTCTTTGACTCCTCTGAAGAAGGACGACTGCCGGGCCTGGGGCTGCTGCCCGGTCGGGTGCGCCGCTTCCGGAGCGAACCCGGCCTCACCATTCCCCATGTGGGCTGGAACCAACTGCACTTTGACAATGTCGATTGCCCGCTGTGGCGGGATCTGGCGGCGGGCGGTTGGGTTTACTTTGTGCATTCTTATTACGTCGATCCTGCCCGCGCCGAGGACCGCGCCGCTTCCGCCGTGCATGGCAGCCAGCACTTCACCGCCGCCGTGTGCCGGGACAACCTGATGGCGGTGCAATTTCACCCGGAAAAGTCAGCGGACACGGGACTGCGCATCCTCAAAAACTTTGTTGAGCGGGCCGCTTCGCGCAGCGCCGCCGAAGTAGCGGCCCGCTGCGCTACTCGCCCTCCAGCTTGA